The following are from one region of the Sorghum bicolor cultivar BTx623 chromosome 2, Sorghum_bicolor_NCBIv3, whole genome shotgun sequence genome:
- the LOC110432377 gene encoding uncharacterized protein LOC110432377: protein MVGGMRNVRSRYARPREEPQEQPEGSGSRSRSRSRRTSSRRTRSVSSLQGETPMVQQQETPTWEQEEQEETTTEAHEEQEEEEEEDEDDGAPPDIWQRGPNQLPNRPIFIDHRPLIRPRGQKSFKVLVAGVGHQRHPSTILGGLCRLHFPGVVTLAGALEPAWTFQHYGGAPDTTDVLGRNFGNKALRVIKEMWDFFRVEPEYEEQANHIFGKKCVKSIKDMHYEARIQAIINYKAQYEHVKIHKDVARDTTLSKEQFMLVPLYWVEGKGMCWEMMVDWWCNQEWRD from the exons ATGGTGGGCGGCATGAGGAATGTGAGGTCACGGTACGCCCGACCGAGGGAGGAGCCTCAGGAGCAGCCTGAGGGGTCGGGGAGCAGGTCGAGGAGCCGGTCGAGGCGGACCTCGAGCAGGAGGACCAGGAGCGTTAGCAGTCTTCAGGGGGAGACACCCATGGTGCAGCAGCAGGAGACGCCCACCTGGgagcaggaggagcaggaggagacgaCCACCGAGGCAcatgaggagcaggaggaggaggaggaggaggacgaggatgaCGGGGCCCCGCCAGATATCTGGCAACGAGGTCCCAATCAGCTTCCCAATCGACCGATATTCATCGACCATCGCCCATTGATTCGGCCACGAGGGCAAAA GTCCTTTAAGGTACTAGTAGCGGGAGTTGGTCACCAACGACACCCCAGTACCATCCTTGGTGGCTTGTGCAGGTTGCACTTCCCTGGCGTGGTCACTCTTGCGGGGGCTCTGGAGCCGGCATGGACATTTCAGCACTACGGAGGCGCGCCGGATACCACAGATGTACTTGGCAGGAACTTCGGCAACAAGGCCTTGAGGGTGATCAAGGAGATGTGG GATTTCTTTAGAGTGGAGCCCGAATATGAGGAACAGGCCAATCACATTTTTGGAAAAAAATGTGTCAAGAGCATCAAGGACATGCACTACGAGGCGCGCATCCaggcaatcataaattacaaggCCCAGTACGAGCATGTGAAGATACACAAAGATGTCGCAAGGGACACTACACTGTCCAAGGAACAGTTCATGCTT GTGCCACTGTACTGGGTGGAGGGCAAAGGGATGTGCTGGGAAATGATGGTGGACTGGTGGTGCAACCAGGAATGGCGGGACTAG